Sequence from the Amaranthus tricolor cultivar Red isolate AtriRed21 chromosome 1, ASM2621246v1, whole genome shotgun sequence genome:
gatcactaacatttttaaagtgataaattagagaaatggactaattatatggactcgtctcatggtgagacggtctcatacaagacgagctgccATAAGATTAGCTTGTACGAATTAGTTTTTATAACATAAGACACGTTGCTAATGataatttttgtatatataaccAAATGTTTGGGCCTTTTAGAATGTGTGAGGCCCTTTACAGATTAGCTTCTTGCttggtatgaatcaaatttctctcaaaGGAAATCTTGGGTGCTGTTTCTTGATGTCCTGTTAAAACAAAGAGAATTTGTTACTCTACAAAACAACCTCTCAACTTGTATTCATGATGGTTTTGTAGTGTAGTAGTACAACATATGTATTTTGTTGCTAGACTTGGGTATTGTTGGACGTGTACCATCAGACCCGACTATTTTATCAAAAAGAAATCTATgattttgaaaataaagttttaCACTATTTATATTCATGTCGAATTGTCATATTCTCGGACATGAGTATTTGACGAGTCTGAGTAGTAGTGTGCCCATGCATGCACATACCCATTGTTGAAATTCAAATAGTGGTTATCAGTTTTTGTGTTCTTATATTTCATGTTTTATGATGAAAACTGCACTTTATTAGTGGGCGTGTGAATAACGTCTCATTACTAATTTCTTTGTAGGAGCTACTCCTAAAGGAGTTCTAAGAGTGATGGGTGTGCCCGGTCTTACCATCTACCATGTAAAAAGTCATCTACAGGTAAATCTTCAGTTTATTAATAatgtaattttatatatttttgtgactTTCAAATTTCCGTTCAACAGTCCATAATTCAGTTGAATCTCTGTTTGTGCAGAAGTATCGCCTTGCTAAGTATCTGCCCGAATCTCCTAGTGATGGTAAAGGTGCTTATGTATTTCGCCGATTTTGATCTTTTAACTTATCCCTGTCAAATTTTAATGTATAAATTCTCTACGGTTCAGGTTCCAAGGATGAAAAGAAAGGTTCTTTAGATGGCCTAACAAATCCCGAGTCTTCCCAGTGAGTCTCTCCTTATTTTACCTACGCTCCACCTGCACTCTCTTTAGACTCCTGTAGTTGTGCGAGCTACCGTATGACTTGGGGCATTGGTACAATTTTATCTATAACCTATTCATATCCACTTATTTCAGGGGATTACAGATTAATGAGGCACTTAAAATGCAAATGGAAGTCCAGAAACGTCTGCACGAGCAGCTTGAGGTATATATTCTTATGATTTTATGCCTTTGATTATCGAATGAATAGATATTGTATGTGATTATTTTAGGAACTTACGAAATTGTGTCATGATCTTCGTTAcacggactcttcattttgcttcacgtacccgggTCCTATctttgatgctcggacattggtatgacacttagagACTTCATTTAGTcgaaaaattgaatatttagacgtatccgacacttggaaACGTTCCAGTATCCGACGTTAGTCATCAGTATCAGAGTCCAAGCAACATAGGTCATGATTCACTTGGATATGGTATACTTAGCGACGTGGAGCTTGAAAATTTTTGCTTTTGAAATCCGTAAGCTAACTAATTATGACTCCATCCACTATTTTTTCTACATTCTCTTCTAAAAGCTCTCTATTGGTGAAGAGAATGTACAAAATGAGTAGAACTGTACCGAGTATAGATTATGCAAGATATGTACCCTCAACTACTGTTCCTTGTTCATGAAGGTGCAAAGACAGTTACAAATGAGAATCGAAGCTCAAGGGAAGTATTTGCAAAAGATCATAGAGGAGCAGCAGAAACTGGGTAGTGTCCTAAAAGTTTCCGATTCGCTACCATCCTCCAGCAATCAAGACGAGGAGAGGGAAAAGTCGTCAAATTCTCAGCCAGTTACGGAACACTCCCCAAGCCCCACTTCTCCTCGAAAGAAGCAGAAGTTGGATCATTCATCAACAAGCAACATCGATACTGTCTCGGTTCCTTCAAAAAACAGTCCAAAGAAGGATTTCCTTGACCAGTGGGATCAGAATATTTACGGCTCTGCAGCCGGGTTTGGGCTCGACTTCGAATCAGAGTTCAAGAAGAAGGAAAATAATGAATATGAGCAAAGAATTTCCTCCGAATCGGATTTTCTACGTAGTTCCAAGTAGGACAAGCGCACTTTCAGCAGTTAGAGCAAGTAGTCCTGCACCCATTCTGGCTTGCAAACTGGCCTGTAAATAGGTATTATTTATACACATTTGTCACACTGTAAGTTTCTTGTAGTTTATTGTATTGTACATTATTTATACCCTTGAAGTTGAAGTGTCTTCGTTGGAGCGGAAAATTCCCGACTTCTGTTGAACTTCTAACTACGTCTTATTTGCTAACTTTGACAACATATATCGTCTGAAAGTTTTTGCCTAAGAATTTTGCAGCTAGAGTTGGCTATCGAGCTGCTCTAGCCTCTAGGTGGATGGAAATTATGACTCGAGGCTGAAAGCTTGGCCTGCAAGCTACAGCGCCCACAGGGGAGAGACAGTATGACTCGTGGCCAAGGCTTGGCCACGAGCCGACTGGTTTGCAAGCCCGATAAGACAATCATTTAGTGCATTGGGGTTGTTCAGGCAATGCATACCAGAGTTCTTGTGCTTTTAGAATGAGTAATTTTAGCCTTTTAGGTAAAGATTATAAGTTGCTTAATAAATTGGGAGAGTTGCTATATGAGGTTAGCAAAGAAGTTGAGGCAAATGACGAACTTAAAGTGCGAGTGGACGAGAATCATAGGTTGACTCGGTAGttaaagttttgtttttttattcatcaCTTGTGATATGTTTTGATTATCATCACTTGGGGATAAATCAATTCTCCCAGTTCCTCTTTGTCTGTAGAGAATTCTCTAATCTTATTTTCGATTTAGAAAAAAGAATTTGGGcagaaactaaaataaaatttgaaataagaCTAAATATTCAAGCTTTGTGAAATTTTAAAGTGTGATTTattcggtttttttttttattcaatgcaATATTAATTTTCCTACTACTTAGCAATGTGTTTTTGATTCAGTTTAGATGCATTGAATtccaaaactattaaaaaaattcgTATATGAGGTTGGATGAATATGAAACTGGGTGAATATGCGACTAATAAGATTTTGTACCTATTATTCATAGGCTATGGCGGTAAGACTTTTAATATCCATCCACTAGTTACTGAATTTATAATCATATTCGCTCCAATTAGAGCATATACATTGCAAAACTCATGATATTTTACATGTCTATCATTTCTAATTTCATGAtattaaatctaaaaaattaaatatatattttattttggaaaaattgttCAGAATAATTTCACCTATAACCTATTCGTTGTGAATAATTTCTACTATTGattttttctaaataatccaacctttatatattattttgttaacaaCACCTCTTTTCACATTTTAACTGGCTACTGTCGGTACTTACTAGCCGTTACACCTACTTCTTCCCTCCTTATGCTTCTTCGTTGATCTTACCTTACTCCTCT
This genomic interval carries:
- the LOC130820951 gene encoding myb family transcription factor PHL7-like isoform X1, with amino-acid sequence MYHAKKFSTMSLAPHKTQGSEPVSNAGAMGSSSVKSSPPPGGSGKQRLRWTEDLHNRFVDAITQLGGPDRATPKGVLRVMGVPGLTIYHVKSHLQKYRLAKYLPESPSDGSKDEKKGSLDGLTNPESSQGLQINEALKMQMEVQKRLHEQLEVQRQLQMRIEAQGKYLQKIIEEQQKLGSVLKVSDSLPSSSNQDEEREKSSNSQPVTEHSPSPTSPRKKQKLDHSSTSNIDTVSVPSKNSPKKDFLDQWDQNIYGSAAGFGLDFESEFKKKENNEYEQRISSESDFLRSSK
- the LOC130820951 gene encoding myb family transcription factor PHL7-like isoform X2; protein product: MGVPGLTIYHVKSHLQKYRLAKYLPESPSDGSKDEKKGSLDGLTNPESSQGLQINEALKMQMEVQKRLHEQLEVQRQLQMRIEAQGKYLQKIIEEQQKLGSVLKVSDSLPSSSNQDEEREKSSNSQPVTEHSPSPTSPRKKQKLDHSSTSNIDTVSVPSKNSPKKDFLDQWDQNIYGSAAGFGLDFESEFKKKENNEYEQRISSESDFLRSSK